The Halictus rubicundus isolate RS-2024b chromosome 6, iyHalRubi1_principal, whole genome shotgun sequence genome contains the following window.
CGGTTTTTGATCCCATAAGCACAGCTTCTACGATACTCCGTCTACAAAATTTTCGTCGTTGGATACTGAGCCTACAGCTTATTCTGCTTGGTGTTCTATCCATCCAAACTCGGCAGTACGAGTACGACTTCCGCTGCCCCCTCTACAGCCAGCAGGTTTCGTAGACCCATGAGACGTCCATTAAATGGATCCACTTCGGTCTCTGTTTGTCCCTCCAGTTGTCCAAGACCTAGCTCTTGGTTCGAAAGTCCCACGAAGCGTCCTACCTCTACCTCAACTGCTCCTTCGTCCCGCGGACCTACGATTCACGAAAGTTCAAGCTCGCCTGGGCCATCGTCTAGCAGACCTACGAATCGTCCCAGTTCTAGCTGCCGTACCCTTCATCCAGCAAAGACCTAGCACCACCTTTCTTATTGGCACACGCACCTCCCCAGCTCGTCTGCACCTTTTAGAACCAGCTCAGGACCTGGCAGACCCGGTGGCTCTTTCTCGGTGAGCTAACCAACCTCGCAAATTTATAAACCGAACACAACGTGCCCAGGTGAACAATCGTCGGAGCATCGTCCACGACCAACGCATCGACCCAGACCAACTTCGACGCATCGACCCAGACCAACTCCGCCGCATCGACCCACACCACCTTCGACGCATCGTCCCAGACCAACTTCTACTCATCGACCCAGGCCAACTTCTTCGGAAAGACCCAGACCAACTCCTCCAGGCCGACCATCGTCTCAACGACCCAGACCAACTCCTCCGGGCCGACCATCGTCTGAACGACCCAGACCAACTCCTCCGGGCCGACCATCTTCTCAGCGACCCAGACCAACTCCTTCGGAAGGACCTAGACCAACTTCTTCGGAAAGACCCAGACCAACTCCTCCAGGCCGACCATCGTCTCAACGACCCAGACCAACTCCTCCGGGCCGACCATCGTCTGAACGACCCAGACCAACTCCTCCGGCCCGACCATCTTCTCAGCGACCCAGACCAACTCCTTCGGAAGGACCTAGACCAACTCCTTCGGAAAGACCCAGACCAACTCCTCCGGGCCGACCAACTTCTCCGGAAGGACCCAGACCAACTCCTTCGGAAGGACCTATAGTAACTTCTTCGGAAAGACCCAGACCAACTCCTCCAGGCCGACCAACTTCTCCGGAAGAACCTAGACCAACTCCTTCGGAAGGACCCAGATCAACTTCGTCGGACCAATCATCGCAAAGTGACTCAGGTGAATCCTCACCAATACCAATACCTGCTCCAGTCATCCAAGCCCATCTAAGGATAGCGAGGGAAGTCGAAGTGAACATCTCCGGCAGCATCAGCTACGACGAACTGCTCGACGCCAGCCGAGTACGCAACTTGAGAAAAGCTCTGGCCTCCGTTGACTTCAAACAGATCGTCAAACCCATCCCCAGGATATCGGACCTGACTCCTCTCAACGAACTACCTGCCCTGCCAGGATTAGCTGCTGTCACCAGGCGTGCCAGGAACCTCGTCATCCACACTATCGCCGCTGGAGCATCTACCATCGAGGACGCTATCCAAATTGCTCTCAGTGCCGCTGTCCACAGCGTGAAACCAGCTGAAGCCATTGCATCCCTGGTTAACATCATCATACAGGTGTACTTCTTTGTGGGCGAGAGCGCTCTTATTATTCCTCCTGTGGCTGCCGCTTTGTTCAAGGAAGCTGTGGCCATTGCCGGAAGCGTTGTCAGCAGCCTGCTGTATACGATGTCTGAGGCCGTTGCTGATGGAGTGCGCGCCCTCCTCAATTGAATCGGAAACTTGTGACGAACCAGAGCAAAATAGGCTTGTAACGtgtatattatagaaaatatagaagctTTCAGATGATAATTGTGGTTGTGTTGGATTGCTGAAGAATCCCACTTTCCTTTCCATCCCCAGTTGATACCTATGTCAGTATTAGCGTCTTGTAAGTAAATTTTAAAGCATAAATACTCTGCAAAATCATTGAAATGTGTTGTATCGCTGAAGAATCCTTCTCCCTTTTCCATCCCTAGTCGAATGCAAAGGGCTTACCCAATTCTGCAAGAATTAGCTTCTTGTAAGTAAATCAAGGTAGATGAAAGAGTACGTAAAAGATCACTTACAGTCGCTCCAAAAAGTATTGGCACACTACATttccaattttcataaaattcccAATGTGTAAACTGTTGTCATATCGTAAAAAGCAATCGTACAGCAACAAACATGATGTCATTTCAAATCCTGGAGACTCTACTGTCGCAAGCCATTGGCTACTTTTgcctgaaaattttttttgttttttggtgAATGGGAAACTGAAGATATGTTTTTTCTTgacaaaatgttaaaaaattccCCTGGAGAATGAATCTACCATAGATTGAAAGATTGAAGCCTGCCTTTGCAACGACATCTTAAAAATTGGCGTACGATTTTCTTTCACTTGTTTATAGAACAAAATGGAGGAATAAGTTCGGCCCCGTGTTGTGCCGATCCACCTCTCGTTCAGAGCTTAGCGAAACGTATGTGCTTATGTCACAGTGCCACGTATTTCATAGTTTGCGTGAACTTGGCCTCGGTAGACAAGCTGTGCTGTGAGAACGACTGCCCGGACGGTTCTGCGAGCCAGCGGGGAATCGGTTCGCGTTTGCCGGTCGGTATCGATGAATATTAGATAGCGGGAAGTTTTCcgggaaacatttttacacgGCTCGCGTAACGACAGGAACGATAGCGGACGTAAGCGTTGCTCGACGCGCGATCAGCCAGCGGATTCTCGAGCACGTCCTGAAGACGGCATCATCAGCGAGGACGTGCAACCGCACCGCGCCGCCACCTACTTTCTcccggatgaaatttatgtatgGAAATATCCGCGTGAGCATTACGCATGTAGAATATCACGACCAGCAGCTGGAGGCCCTCCCGTGACGACACTTCCttggaaaatgtattttaacgCTCACGATGGAGGCGGCAAGGTGGAAATATGCGCTCGAGCGACCCTTTCCTTTCCCGCACCATTCGTTTTCTCTCGGTTgcctctcctctccttctcctctcGCCTTCGTTTCtttctcctccctctctctctctctctccctatccCTTTCTCACCTCTCTCCAACACCTACCGAGCCTCCATCGACAACCCTACAGGCATTGGCATCGACGCCCACGCGAGAACTACGTATAGTCGAGAGCTTCTTTCATATTTCCGCGTGTAGATTTGCGGTACACGAGAACCGCGTTCCCCGCCTCCACGAATATCCTCATGTTTTATGCACGCAAGGTGACAATTTTATCACGCCCAGGAACAGATTGTTAGGAGTGACTGGCAGCGACTCGGACAGTTCAGCCCCCCTCCCCCATTCACCTGCTCAGGATGCCCCGTTTAACAGTTCCATCGAAGAAAAACAAATTCATCTTCGCGCAGGTTGCTGCTTATCCCGCATATCAACCCTTGGCGCTCGGAACTATTTTAACGCGAAACGCAAACGTTTCTTCCCTCCTAGAATATCTAAACCCTATATAATTTTCTTCATTTCATTTAACCCCTTAAGGGATCCGCCGAAAATCATGAAAGTGGTTCAAAAAGTCGATATTATAGGTAAATAATAGCTCATTTTGAAAAGTAAAAAACAAGCAAAACATTGTGTCCAAAATATATGAATGGTATTTagtacattttttataatattcgtATTAAATATTCGTCTGCACGCGTCACGGCAGCCCGTAACTGTCACGGGCTGGTCACTTAAGAggttaataatgtgaaaaatattttgaataacgatgtagcaatttttagtggcacctCAGAGTCGCCACTTGAACGCAAAGGGTTGGCCCATCGATCAAAAATTTTTCGTCGCCCCGTATTTCCTAACAGATTGAGGATTTTTGTACAATCGTGGCAACTCAACCAAGCAGTCATTTCTTGAACGGAAACCAGGTGCATTTTATGATACAGGAATTAACACGTTCGGCATTTGTTTCACTGCGCATCGATCGTGCCAGTCACATTTGCCTGAAAACACGCTTAACGCAATAAGTTTAACAAAATCGTTTAACATTTCGCATCCTCTTTTTGACCGTCGTCTGTCTGATTGTATCTGTATCCCATATCGACGCGGATGTTGGTTCCATTGATTAAAGGATTTTCGATGCACGCTTGAATCACGTGCGCGACCTCTTCGCAACTGCCGTAGCGTCTGGGAGTCAGCATCATTGGGGTGTGACGTTTCTTGGCTTCGGGTTTTTGTGAAGCTGGAGAAGAGAAGGTGATCTTATTTAATTAGTTGAGGCGTATTTCGAAGTCTTGAACCACAGAAAGAGACAAAATTATCACTAGAACCACCGAACCCGTCAAGATGATGgatttgcgattttttttccaATTCGTGAAGTTATAGAATTTTTTTGGTAtgcttattattataaataaatatccaTCAGTCTCCTTtggggctcggtagttctagtattaaaagaatttctgtGCCTGTCCTAAATTCCCTTAAATTTCACACGAGTAAATTGTCTTAACTATTTCAGCATCCTGCGAATGCAGGAAGCTGAGCAGAACAGCtacgaaaaattttaatttaagaaCGCAGTTCGTATCGTCGAGTCTCGGGAGAGAAATGGGACGTCGATGGGGTTGGAGGACTAAGAATCTATGGTCTTACCCGTCATGGGGCTGTCTATGAATCCGGGGCATATGCCGACGACTCGTATTCCTTTTTGCGCGAGCCCTCTGGCCAAAGGCATTGTCATGCCGGAGACCGCAGCCTTCGTGCCACCGTAAACGACAAATTCCGGTGGCGCTTCGTTCGCCAACGCGCTCGAGAGATTGATAACGACACCCCTCTGTTTATGCGCATCCGGTTTATTTTCTGCCATCAGAGGGGCCATTAGCCGGGTCACGTTGAAAACGCCCCACACGTTCGTATCGAACATGCACCTGTACGAGTCCATGGAATGTGGTCGTTTCTTCTTGAAATTGTACACGGGGTGCACGCCGACCACCCCCGCCGAATTCACCAGTACGTTCACCCCGCCGAATTTCTCTTTTACACACTTTATGCTCTCCATTACGTCCTTCTCCACCCTCACCTACGAAACGGTCccataaatcaatttttcttaagAGAAACTTCGCAAAATCTCCCCCTTAGTcactgaatattaaaaatacatccCTTATCCTCCCTTGGTTGTTATTTGGAAATTATTTCTGGTTGGTTGGGCCCCATGAAAATTTTAAGGAAATCTACAAGAAAATATGCCTGGACCACGTCAGCtccaaaatattaatgaaaacatcCCTCATTTTGTCTAGAGTATAGTTGTTTGTGTCCTCCGAAAAATTTTAAGGGAGGGAAATCTAGATCTCATTGATTCCAAAGTATTAAAAATACACCTCTTGTTTTGCTTAGAATgctcaataaaaattattactcGTTCTATACGGCCTGCAAAATTATTACTAAGAAATGTGCATCAATTGAGCTTCGATAAAGATATTATTTTGCAAAAGATTGAAAGTCAACGAGTTAAGGACACTGTAAGTTTTGGTTTGCTTTAGAGGATGTAGTTTAAGATATCAAAGTAAATTACGAGCGAGCGCGATCGTCTTCCGGGAACGTTTTGAACAGTGCGTCGAAAGCGAACTTTCACCGTAATGCCATTTTATGTGGCATAACGGAGAACCTTATCCGTAGAAATGATATTGAGTGTAGTTTTAAAACAAACTCGACTTACGTCGGTACACGAAAATAAAGCTCTGTCGCCCAGACTCTCGGCAACTTTAATTCCAGTGCAGGATATGTCGGCTAGCACTACTTTACCACCTTGGCAGTAGATTTTCTCGGCAACAGCTTTTCCTATACCGTGTGCA
Protein-coding sequences here:
- the LOC143355223 gene encoding uncharacterized protein LOC143355223; this translates as MRLTVLCLLAFAGATCALQIPSILSPQSALDAGSSILDKVPGINQKADDSSSSSSGSSSEEGQGTPQIATELAERLVNDVLNVGGGLGSAALLPLKVGASLFNTLNKEISNFVGEVLNPENLKLGDPTVPELAVDLTRSVARDIEKVARNIGSLLLEPEKLKLQLIQTIASDVEQWIKKTQNQLSGEQSSEHRPRPTHRPRPTSTHRPRPTPPHRPTPPSTHRPRPTSTHRPRPTSSERPRPTPPGRPSSQRPRPTPPGRPSSERPRPTPPGRPSSQRPRPTPSEGPRPTSSERPRPTPPGRPSSQRPRPTPPGRPSSERPRPTPPARPSSQRPRPTPSEGPRPTPSERPRPTPPGRPTSPEGPRPTPSEGPIVTSSERPRPTPPGRPTSPEEPRPTPSEGPRSTSSDQSSQSDSGESSPIPIPAPVIQAHLRIAREVEVNISGSISYDELLDASRVRNLRKALASVDFKQIVKPIPRISDLTPLNELPALPGLAAVTRRARNLVIHTIAAGASTIEDAIQIALSAAVHSVKPAEAIASLVNIIIQVYFFVGESALIIPPVAAALFKEAVAIAGSVVSSLLYTMSEAVADGVRALLN
- the LOC143354859 gene encoding 3-hydroxyacyl-CoA dehydrogenase type-2, whose product is MAPLMAENKPDAHKQRGVVINLSSALANEAPPEFVVYGGTKAAVSGMTMPLARGLAQKGIRVVGICPGFIDSPMTASQKPEAKKRHTPMMLTPRRYGSCEEVAHVIQACIENPLINGTNIRVDMGYRYNQTDDGQKEDAKC